One Thermodesulfovibrionales bacterium genomic window, GAAAGAGATCGCCTCGATCAGCAAATAGGTTCTCCTATCCTCTCTTCCTCGACCTTAACGGCAGGAGATGTCTGGTCATCGGCGGGGGGAGGGTGGCCGAAAGGAAGTGCCTGCCCCTCATGAATTCCGGGGCCCTCGTGACCATTGTCAGCCCGTCACTGACGAAACGGCTTGAGGGTTACAAAATAAAGGGTCTCGTAAAACACAAGAAGCGGGAGTACAGGAGCAGTGATATCAAATCCAGCTTTCTCGTCATCGCTGCCACGAATTCTGAGGAGATAAACAGGCAGATTTCACGGGATGCCGAAGCTGCCGATAAACTCCTCAATGTCGTCGATCAACCCGCCCTCTGCAATTTTATCGTCCCGTCCGTTGTGAGGCGGGGCCTTCTGACCATCGCCGTTTCCACTGGCGGAGCCAGCCCCGCCATGGCTAAGGCTATCAGGAAAGAGCTCCAGCAGCTCTACGGTCCCGAGTTCTCGAGATTTCTCGGCCTCATGAAGAAACTCCGCTCAAAGGCGATGAAAGAGATTACGAACAGGAAGCAGAGAGAGGCGTTCCTCAAGGAGCTTGCAGACAGGCTGTTCACGGGGTGACAAACCCGACCGCCGGCTTCACTCGATCCTGAGAACCCGTGGAGGCAGAAGCTTAGCCGGTCTCTGAGGCGCGGTGGCAGCCTTCACAAAGATAGGG contains:
- a CDS encoding bifunctional precorrin-2 dehydrogenase/sirohydrochlorin ferrochelatase, whose amino-acid sequence is MRSPRTQRKRSPRSANRFSYPLFLDLNGRRCLVIGGGRVAERKCLPLMNSGALVTIVSPSLTKRLEGYKIKGLVKHKKREYRSSDIKSSFLVIAATNSEEINRQISRDAEAADKLLNVVDQPALCNFIVPSVVRRGLLTIAVSTGGASPAMAKAIRKELQQLYGPEFSRFLGLMKKLRSKAMKEITNRKQREAFLKELADRLFTG